A window of the Brachyhypopomus gauderio isolate BG-103 chromosome 14, BGAUD_0.2, whole genome shotgun sequence genome harbors these coding sequences:
- the LOC143475150 gene encoding macrophage mannose receptor 1-like encodes MKRSSYHLFVLLFLCMALQYTIQFGSRDFVIYNKDQDKCVLVSEGNAVQAGDCDPTANTQHFRWISSSHVISVSHQLCVGAQGLEEWVRVVLEPCNDHSPTQMWECKNETLFGLKGHNLHFNYGKRNQPNVLLHTGTGLWSRWQIYRTKENLCSHRHEGSRDFVIYNKDQDKCVLVSEGNAVQAGDCDPTANTQHFRWISSSHVISVSHQLCVGAQGLEEWVRVVLEPCNDHSPTQMWECKDETLFGLKGHPLHFNYGKRNQPNVLLHTGTGLWSRWQIYRTKENLCSHRHEETRTEGTTEASATPEVTDKEEKQSGIWRYCVL; translated from the exons ATGAAGAGGTCCAGTTATCATCTGTTTGTACTGCTGTTCCTTTGCATGGCTTTGCAATATACCATTCAGTTCG GCAGTAGGGATTTTGTCATCTACAACAAGGATCAGGACAAATGTGTACTGGTATCGGAGGGGAATGCTGTGCAGGCCGGTGACTGCGACCCGACGGCAAACACGCAGCACTTCCGCTGGATCTCCTCGTCACACGTGATCAGTGTCTCGCACCAGCTGTGTGTCGGGGCGCAGGGCCTGGAGGAGTGGGTGCGTGTGGTCCTGGAGCCCTGCAATGACCACAGCCCCACGCAGATGTGGGAGTGCAAGAACGAAACACTGTTTGGTTTGAAAGGCCACAATCTGCACTTCAACTACGGCAAGCGGAACCAACCCAATGTGCTGCTGCACACGGGTACGGGACTATGGAGTCGCTGGCAGATCTATAGGACCAAGGAGAACTTGTGCTCCCACAGACATGAAG GCAGTAGGGATTTTGTCATCTACAACAAGGATCAGGACAAGTGTGTATTGGTATCGGAGGGGAATGCTGTGCAGGCTGGTGACTGCGACCCGACGGCAAACACGCAGCACTTCCGCTGGATCTCCTCGTCACACGTGATCAGTGTCTCGCACCAGCTGTGTGTCGGGGCGCAGGGCCTGGAGGAGTGGGTGCGTGTGGTCCTGGAGCCCTGCAATGACCACAGCCCCACGCAGATGTGGGAGTGCAAGGATGAAACACTGTTTGGTTTGAAAGGCCACCCTCTGCACTTCAACTACGGCAAGCGGAACCAACCCAATGTGCTGCTGCACACGGGTACGGGACTATGGAGTCGCTGGCAGATCTATAGGACCAAGGAGAACTTGTGCTCCCACAGACATGAAG